Proteins co-encoded in one Geitlerinema sp. PCC 9228 genomic window:
- a CDS encoding cobalamin-binding protein has translation MSDRREPRLRIVSLLPSATEIVACLGETDSLVGRSHECDHPAQVQQLPVCTQPKLDPKGSSAQIHAQVEQLLQSALSVYQVDVELLKQLQPTHIITQSQCDACAVSLADVEAAVGEFTGHQPQIVSLEPHTLADVWQDIKRVAAALQVPQAAEEAIASLQSRVDACKDATEDLPTEERPRVACIEWTEPLMAAGNWVPELVRLAGGRPVLMEETGKHSPWVQMEQLQATDPDAIVFMPCGFGLERTREAALPLLDRPEWKQLSALQQGQVYFVDGNAYFNRPGPGLVESIEILAEILHPQIFQFGYQNQAWEAASLVAV, from the coding sequence AACCGATTCTCTGGTAGGGCGCTCCCACGAATGCGACCATCCGGCGCAGGTGCAGCAACTGCCGGTTTGCACGCAACCCAAGCTGGATCCGAAAGGAAGCAGTGCCCAAATTCACGCACAGGTGGAACAACTATTGCAATCGGCTTTGAGCGTCTATCAAGTTGATGTGGAATTGCTCAAACAACTGCAACCTACCCATATCATTACCCAATCCCAGTGCGATGCTTGTGCGGTTAGCCTAGCAGATGTGGAAGCGGCGGTGGGAGAATTTACCGGCCATCAACCGCAAATTGTTTCTCTAGAACCACATACTCTAGCAGATGTGTGGCAGGATATCAAGCGGGTAGCAGCTGCTTTGCAGGTTCCCCAAGCAGCTGAAGAAGCGATCGCGAGCTTGCAAAGTCGCGTAGATGCCTGCAAAGATGCCACCGAAGACCTGCCTACCGAAGAGCGACCCCGGGTGGCCTGCATTGAATGGACAGAACCCCTGATGGCAGCAGGCAATTGGGTGCCAGAACTGGTACGATTGGCTGGCGGACGTCCGGTTTTAATGGAAGAAACGGGCAAACATTCTCCGTGGGTGCAAATGGAACAACTCCAGGCAACCGACCCCGATGCGATCGTCTTCATGCCCTGTGGCTTTGGGTTGGAACGCACCCGCGAAGCCGCCCTGCCTTTGTTAGACCGTCCGGAATGGAAACAACTATCCGCCTTGCAACAAGGACAGGTATACTTTGTGGATGGCAATGCCTACTTCAACCGTCCCGGTCCGGGTTTGGTAGAATCCATTGAAATCTTAGCAGAGATTCTCCACCCACAAATTTTCCAGTTTGGCTATCAAAACCAAGCTTGGGAAGCTGCTTCCTTAGTAGCCGTATAA